Proteins from one Oncorhynchus gorbuscha isolate QuinsamMale2020 ecotype Even-year linkage group LG18, OgorEven_v1.0, whole genome shotgun sequence genomic window:
- the LOC124002924 gene encoding actin-associated protein FAM107A-like isoform X1 produces MGVTHGKKSEHHLQISPTRSRTPLKGTASAHTGLLSDRDGEQGQRAEDQEQGKSGGSPPQPESQEEEGRDLIIQPKKRLNLVRVSKSHQELHRELRMTHKRGPCLDVKPELQRVLDQRNWEQGMKQRRAAEEEKKDRSPLQRELLKRHQRLEELERELKAQQEGLQSSPEFIRVKESLRRTTILDLGEKVV; encoded by the exons ATGGGAGTCACCCACGGAAAGAAA AGTGAACACCACCTCCAAATCTCTCCCACAAGAAGTAGAACACCTCTGAAGGGAACAG CCTCAGCCCACACTGGCCTGCTGTCGGACCGGGATGGAGAGCAGGGTCAACGTGCAGAGGACCAAGAGCAGGGGAAGTCGGGTGGATCCCCACCTCAgccagagagtcaggaggaggagggcagagaccTTATCATCCAGCCCAAGAAGCGCCTCAACCTGGTCCGAGTCTCCAAGAGCCACCAGGAGCTCCACAGGGAGTTAAGGATGACACACAAGAG AGGTCCCTGTCTGGATGTGAAGCCAGAGCTCCAGCGTGTTCTGGACCAGAGGAACTGGGAACAGGGGATGAAACAGAGGAGAGcggcagaggaggagaagaaggacaggtCTCCTCTCCAACGGGAACTGCTCAAGAGGCACCAGAGGCTGGAGGAG CTGGAGAGGGAGCTAAAGGCACAGCAGGAGGGCCTGCAGAGTTCCCCAGAGTTCATCAGAGTTAAAGAGAGCCTGAGACGCACCACCATACTGGATCTGGGAGAGAAGGTAGTTTAA
- the LOC124002924 gene encoding actin-associated protein FAM107A-like isoform X2 has product MDTSSVILNRTPGRQREGLVKSASAHTGLLSDRDGEQGQRAEDQEQGKSGGSPPQPESQEEEGRDLIIQPKKRLNLVRVSKSHQELHRELRMTHKRGPCLDVKPELQRVLDQRNWEQGMKQRRAAEEEKKDRSPLQRELLKRHQRLEELERELKAQQEGLQSSPEFIRVKESLRRTTILDLGEKVV; this is encoded by the exons ATGGATACTAGCAGTGTCATCCTAAACAGAACaccagggaggcagagagagggactggtcaAGTCAG CCTCAGCCCACACTGGCCTGCTGTCGGACCGGGATGGAGAGCAGGGTCAACGTGCAGAGGACCAAGAGCAGGGGAAGTCGGGTGGATCCCCACCTCAgccagagagtcaggaggaggagggcagagaccTTATCATCCAGCCCAAGAAGCGCCTCAACCTGGTCCGAGTCTCCAAGAGCCACCAGGAGCTCCACAGGGAGTTAAGGATGACACACAAGAG AGGTCCCTGTCTGGATGTGAAGCCAGAGCTCCAGCGTGTTCTGGACCAGAGGAACTGGGAACAGGGGATGAAACAGAGGAGAGcggcagaggaggagaagaaggacaggtCTCCTCTCCAACGGGAACTGCTCAAGAGGCACCAGAGGCTGGAGGAG CTGGAGAGGGAGCTAAAGGCACAGCAGGAGGGCCTGCAGAGTTCCCCAGAGTTCATCAGAGTTAAAGAGAGCCTGAGACGCACCACCATACTGGATCTGGGAGAGAAGGTAGTTTAA